The genomic segment TCTCTGGTTTGAGAGAAAAAGATCTAGAGCTTAACTTCTATATCAACTCCACTAGGAAGATCCAACTTCATTAAAGCGTCTATTGTCTTTGCGGAAGGACTGTAAATATCGATAATTCTTCTATGTGTTCTTGTCTCAAAATGCTCTCTTGAATCTTTATCAACATGAGGTGAACGAAGAACACAATAAATTTTTCTTTTTGTAGGAAGAGGAATGGGACCTATCGCTGAAGCAGC from the Prochlorococcus marinus str. NATL2A genome contains:
- the rpsJ gene encoding 30S ribosomal protein S10, which gives rise to MSTAIAQQKIRIRLKAFDRRMLDLSCDKIIETADTTAASAIGPIPLPTKRKIYCVLRSPHVDKDSREHFETRTHRRIIDIYSPSAKTIDALMKLDLPSGVDIEVKL